In Oncorhynchus masou masou isolate Uvic2021 chromosome 31, UVic_Omas_1.1, whole genome shotgun sequence, the sequence gcctggagggacgaggtgatgtacaggtagcctggagggacgaggtgatgtacaggtagcctggagggacgaggtgatgtacaggtagcctggagggacgaggtgatgtacaggtagcctggagggacgaggtgatgtacaggtagcctggagggacgaggtgatgtacaggtagcctggagggacgaggtgatgtacaggtagcctggagggacgaggtgatgtacaggtagcctggagggacgaggtgatgtacaggtagcctggagggacgaggtgatgtacaggtagcctggagggacggggtgatgtacaggtagcctggagggacggggtgatgtacaggtagcctggagggactaggtgatgtacaggtagcctggagggacgaggtgatgtacaggtagcctggagggacgaggtgatgtacaggtagcctggagggacgaggtgatgtacaggtagcctggagggacgaggtgatgtacaggtagcctggagggacgaggtgatgtacaggtagcctggagggacgaggtgatgtacaggtagcctggagggacgaggtgatgtacaggtagcctggagggacgaggtgatgtacaggtagcctggagggacgaggtgatgtacaggtagcctggagggacgaggtgatgtacaggtagcctggagggacgaggtgatgtacaggtagcctggagggacgaggtgatgtacaggtagcctggagggactagatgatgtacaggtagcctggagggacgaggtgatgtacaggtagcctggagggacgaggtgatgtacaggtagcctggagggacgaggtgatgtacaggtagcctggagggactagatgatgtacaggtagcctggagggactagatgatgtacaggtagcctggagggactagatgatgtacaggtagcctggagggacgagatgatgtacaggtagcctggagggacgaggtgatgtacaggtagcctggagggacgaggtgatgtacaggtagcctggagggacgaggtgatgtacaggtagcctggagggacgaggtgatgtacaggtagcctggagggacgaggtgatgtacaggtagcctggagggacgaggtgatgtacaggtagcctggagggacgaggtgatgtacaggtagcctggagggacgaggtgatgtacaggtagcctggagggacgaggtgatgtacaggtagcctggagggtcgaggtgatgtacaggtagcctggagggacgaggtgatgtacaggtagcctggagggacgaggtgatgtacaggtagcctggagggacgaggtgatgtacaggtagcctggagggactagatgatgtacaggtagcctggagggactagatgatgtacaggtagcctggagggactagatgatgtacaggtagcctggagggacgaggtgatgtacaggtagcctggagggacgaggtgatgtacaggtagcctggagggacgaggtgatgtacaggtagcctggagggacgaggtgatgtacaggtagcctggagggacgaggtgatgtacaggtagcctggagggacgaggtgatgtacaggtagcctggagggacgaggtgatgtacaggtagcctggagggacgaggtgatgtacaggtagcctggagggatgaggtgatgtacaggtagcctggagggacgaggtgatgtacaggtagcctggagggacgaggtgatgtacaggtagcctggagggacggggtgatgtacaggtagcctggagggtcgaggtgatgtacaggtagcctggagggacgagttgatgtacaggtagcctggagggaagagatgatgtacaggtagcctggagggacgaggtgatgtacaggtagcctggagggacgagctgatgtacaggtagcctggagggactaggtgatgtacaggtagcctggagggacgaggtgatgtacaggtagcctggagtgACGAgatgatgtacaggtagcctggagggactaggtgatgtacaggtagcctggagggacgaggtgatgacgaggtgatgtacaggtagcctggagggacgaggtgatgtacaggtagcctggagggacgaggtgatgtacaggtagcctggagggacgaggtgatgtacaggtagcctggagggacgaggtgatgtacaggtagcctggagggacgaggtgatgtacaggtagcctggagggacggggtgatgtacaggtagcctggagggacgaggtgatgtacaggtagcctggagggacgaggtgatgtacaggtagcctggagggacgaggtgatgtacaggtagcctggagggacgaggtgatgtacaggtagcctggagggactagatgatgtacaggtagcctggagggacgaggtgatgtacaggtagcctggagggactaggtgatgtacaggtagcctggagggacgaggtgatgtacaggtagcctggagggacgaggtgatgtacaggtagcctggagggacgaggtgatgtacaggtagcctggagggacgaggtgatgtacaggtagcctggagggacgaggtgatgtacaggtagcctggagggacgaggtgatgtacaggtagcctggagggactagatgatgtacaggtagcctggagggacgaggtgatgtacaggtagcctggagggacgaggtgatgtacaggtagcctggagggacgaggtgatgtacaggtagcctggagggacgaggtgatgtacaggtagcctggagggactaggtgatgtacaggtagcctggagggacgaggtaatgtacaggtagcctggagggacgaggttatgtacaggtagcctggagggacgaggtgatgtacaggtagcctggagggacgacgtgatgtacaggtagcctggagggacgaggtgatgtacaggtagcctggagggacggggtgatgtacaggtagcctggagggacggggtgatgtacaggtagcctggagagACGgggtgatgtacaggtagccttTTAGGGACtaggtgatgtacaggtagcctggagggacgaggtgatgtacaggtagcctggagggacgaggtgatgtacaggtagcctggagggacgaggtgatgtacaggtagcctggagggacgaggtgatgtacaggtagcctggagggacgaggtgatgtacaggtagcctggagggacgaggtgatgtacaggtagcctggagggacgaggtgatgtacaggtagcctggagggacgaggtgatgtacaggtagcctggagggacgaggtgatgtacaggtagcctggagggactagatgatgtacaggtagcctggagggacgaggtgatgtacaggtagcctggagggactagatgatgtacaggtagcctggagggacgaggtgatgtacaggtagcctggagggactatgtgatgtacaggtagcctggagggacgaggtgatgtacaggtagcctggagggacggggtgatgtacaggtagcctggagggacgaggtgatgtacaggtagcctggagggacgaggtgatgtacaggtagcctggagggacgaggtgatgtacaggtagcctggagggacgaggtgatgtacaggtagcctggagggactagatgatgtacaggtagcctggagggacgaggtgatgtacaggtagcctggagggacgaggtgatgtacaggtagcctggagggacgaggtgatgtacaggtagcctggagggacgaggtgatgtacaggtagcctggagggacggggtgatgtacaggtagcctggagggacggggtgatgtacaggtagcctggagagACGGGGTGAtatacaggtagcctggagggactaggtgatgtacaggtagcctggagggacgaggtgatgtacaggtagcctggagggacgaggtgatgtacaggtagcctggagggacgaggtgatgtacaggtagcctggagggacgaggtgatgtacaggtagcctggagggacgaggtgatgtacaggtagcctggagggacgaggtgatgtacaggtagcctggtcctagatctgtttcTGATGCCAACTCTAACTGTCGTCTCTGGCATAACAATCATAACAATGACCATAGAGTTGGAAAGACAGCCATAACAGAAAACAGAACCAGACAAGCTTTCCAGGGAGAGGAGAACATACCACAGGGAGGTGAAGTCAACCAACTCCGGGGAGAACTGGTCAGCAGGGAGCTGGGGCGATGGTTCCTCCACCACCTGCTTCAGCTGCTGGAAGGGTGTGCCCCAGGAGTCATAAGGGAACCGCAGGATGGCCAGTTCAATCTGAAGAAGGGGGTCACAGGATATCACAGGGAATAGAGGTCAGGCACCATTGTATTACTGTACATAAAATGCAGAAAATGTAAATATGATGTTCATAAAAGCGTGCAATTGGGTGGTTTATGACTCTGGACAGTGTTACATTACTGAAAACTACCATAGGCAGTTGGGGAGGACCATCAAATTTATTTTAAAAACCAAAACTGTTCTTTGGGTGTGACAGAGTTCAGGACGTGCAAATGAGAGCGAGGAATATGTAACAACTCTCCTAATAAAATGTCTAGACACCAGTTAGTCTAGAGCAGAGCCGTAGTGTGTCATCGTGTCTCACAGAGAAGGCAGGGCTTTTTCTTGAACATGAAGAACCTGTTCTATATGAACAGCGATGCATTTCAATTCAATAGAACTCTTATCTGCTCACTTAAGGCTATTATACTGGCAATGAATACAACGTACTGTTtacatagtgaagacatcattcaggaaaaataaaatacaattaattATCTGTAGTTACTGTACCTGACCTTAAGGTATCAGAGGTTGCTTGTTTAATGtttaatagatttttttttttttaaatagacctACTAGTGTAATAATCACATTACAATTTTGTTATAATAAATTAAATCTGCACAAATATTAATAATAAAAAGTGATATAAAATAGAGACTCACCATAGTGATTCCTAAACTCCAAATGTCAGACTTGACATTGTAGCCTTTCTGATTAGTCTCTGGGTTGATCCTCTCCGGCTAGGGGacagaatgacacacacacacacacacacacacacacacacacacacacacacacacacacacacacacacacacacacacacacacacacacacacacacacacacacacacagacacatcacttTAGCGTCGCTAACTGACAGTTGTCCTAGACGACCCAACCTCCTCCGTCATCTGTACCTCTTGAACACACACAGCCCGGTCTGTTCTCTGAGTGTTACCATGGCACTAAAAGACTGCCTCAGTCAATCAAATGGCCCCGTGGACACACTGTTTGGGCACACTGGAGGTTATTAAAAGGGTAGCTAGCATAAACGTTACCACGTGTGACATATGGATTTGCATTAGTAAACACATCAAAAAGGCCCAATACAAAGTTACCtctcttttctatttttttttacacaattaTTAAGATACTTTAAatcccttttttctccccaatttcgtgatatgcgattggtagttacagtcttgtcccatcgctgcaattcTCGTACAGACTCGGgtgaggtgaaggtcgagagccgtgcatcctcagAAACACGAGCCtgtcaagccgcactgcttcttgacacgctACTCGCTAAAACCGGAAGTCaggcgcaccaatgtgtcggaggaaacacggcACAACTGGCGACCGTCTCAGccactagagcgcgatgggaagaggacatcccggccggccaaaccctcccctaaccgggacgacgctgggccaattgtgcaccgcctcatgcgTCTCCCAGTTgcggccagctgcgacacagcccgggatcgaaccaggatctgtagtggcacctcaagcactgcgatgcagggccttagaccgctgcgcaccTCGGGAAGCAAAACCTATCTGAATTCTGAAGCATGCTGAAGGAAAATGTTTTTCCGGGGTGTGATGTAATATGGAGGACCGGCAAGCCAGCCTGTTCCCTATAATGTAAACTCCAGCAGAAATATCTTCAAATGTAGAACTTCAAATTAAACCAAATCATTTCCACGGATGACTACTGGTCTTAGTTTAATTTTCAGACAACTTAGAAGCAAATACTTTAGGAATGTATCAATACAAATCAACTGGCAAGGTTGCTAACCAactagcctgctaacgttagccctaCTAGCTGTGCATGAGTCAGCCAGTTGCTATCAACACCAAACTTACAGCTGCATTAAAGAAAACCAAAGTTTTGAAAATAGATAACACCATCTAACCAGTTATCAAAGAATGTTAGCTATATGCAgcaagctagccagccagctaacatcaGCTATTTAGCCAACTAGCTATTAGTCTAGCCAGCCTAACCAACAACCACGGTTATGGTCGGCAAGCTAGAGCCCAACTACTGAAGACCAGCTAGAACACAACTAAAACATAACCGCAGATTAGAAGCAAAGAGAGATAGCGAACTAAAATGTAATATAAatgtagagcagactaacagattgATGGCTGGGGCCCATCCTGGTAAAACTTTGAAAAAAGTACAGGCTGAGGTAGCTACCAAAGCGAGGGGGGAGGGTGCCTCGCCGGGCCGAAGGAGTCAGGGAAACCCAAAATTGATAGATTCCAGATGTCCGTCAGCTAGCGCGCCGGCACTAAGTCAAGGTGGAAAAAATTACAAAAACTGCCGTAGCCTACTTCAGAGGCCATGCCGAAAAGTTGACAAAACAGAAAGGAGAACAACAGACAAGGTACTACACAATTAGAGCAAGCAGGTATGATTTTCTCTTTCGTTTTTAGCCCACGGCAAGAAGGTACCAGAACCTGCCATGCTAACGAGTTCCCACTAGAtaataacacagccacaaagtctgaACGGCATGCTGCATTGACGCACATGCCCCATCTGCTCCTTGTTTGATGGATTGTAGCTCACCACTGCCAACAGTTGGTGTGGAATGTAATTACATGCTAGCATGGCtaatagctaacattagccagcttgAGCTAGATAGCGAGCTAGCATACAAACTCAGTAGCACAGACTAGATTGGATCCTCTATATAACGTGGAGGATAATAGGGCATTGTGGGTAGCTTAGAATATATCCAGAAATAAGTTAATAAATATGTAATAACCCAAAAACAAAACTATGTTTGTACTTATAGGCAACCAGATCATGAATAGAACTAAGTTACTAAGTCTGTGTTTTCACATTGGTGAGTGAAAACTCGTGCGTTGTACCATTTAAACACATGACTATTGACATAACAGACCTGCAGCACTTACACATATACGGTGTAAGCGGCCAACTCAGCTCTGCTCAGTCAAACTTATTCGGTGGATTAATTAACATTTACGAATCCAAatcaacattttatttgtcacatgtgccaaatacaacgggtgtagacttaACCGTGAAATGCCCGCTTACGATCCCTTCCCAACGGGTGTAGACTTATCCGTGAAATGATCCCTTCCCCTAGACTTATCCGATCCCTTACGATCCCTTCCTTCCCAACGGGTGTAGACTTATCCGTGAAATGCCCTCTTACGATCCCTTCCCTTAGACCCGTGAAATGCCCTCTTACGACGGGTGTAGACTTAACCGTGAAATGCCCTCTTACGATCCCTTCCCAACGGGTGTAGACTTAAccgtgaaatgctcacttacgaTCCCTTCCCAACGGGTGTAGACTTAACCATGAAATGCCCTCTTACAATCCCTTCCCAACGGGTGTAGACTTAACCGTGAAATGCCCTCTTACGATCCCTTCCCAACGGGTGTAGACTTAACCGTGAAAATGCCAACGGGTGTAGACTTAACCATGAAATGCCCTCTTACAATCCCTTCCCAACGGGTGTAGACTTAACCGTGAAATGCCCTCTTACAATCCCTTCCCAACGGGTGTAGACTTAACCGTGAAATGCCCTCTTACAATCCCTTCCCAACGGGTGTAGACTTAACCGTGAAATGCCCTCTTACGATCCCTTCCCAACGGGTGTAGACTTATCCGTGAAATGCCCTCATACGATCCCTTCCCAACGGATGTAGACTTAACCGTGAAATGCCCTCTTACGATCCCTTCCCAACGGATGTAGACTTAACCGTGAAATGCCCTCTTACGATCCCTTCCCAACGGGTGTAGACTTAACCGTGAAATGCTCGCTTACGATCCCTTCCCAACGGGTGTAGACTTAACCGTGAAATGCCCTCTTACGATCCCTTCCTAACGGGTGTAGACTTATCCGTGAAATGCCCTCTTACGATCCCTTCCCAACGGGTGTAGACTTAACCGTGAAATGCCCTCTTACGATCCCTTCCCAACGGGTGTAGACTTAACCGTGAAATGACCTCTTACGATCCCTTCCCAACGGGTGTAGACTTATCCGTGAAATGCCCTCATACGATCCCTTCCCAACGGATGTAGACTTAACCGTGAAATTACGATCCCTTCCCAACGGATGTAGACTTAACCGTGAAATGCCCTCTTACGATCCCTTCCCAACGGGTGTAGACTTAACCGTGAAATGTGAAACGGGTGTAGACTTAACCGTGAAATGCCCTCTTACGATCCCTTCCCAACGGGTGTAGACTTAACCGTGAAATGCCCTCTTACGATCCCTTCCCTAACGGGTGTAGACTTATCGTGAAATGCCCTCTTACGATCCCTTCCCAACGGGTGTAGACTTAACCGTGAAATGCCCTCTTACGATCCCTTCCCAACGGGTGTAGACTTAACCGTGAAATGCCCTCTTACGATCCCTTCCCAACGGGTGTAGACTTAACCGTGAAATGCCCTCTTACGATCCCTTCCAACGGGTGTAGACTTAACCGTGAAATGCCCTCTTACGATCCCTTCCCAACGGGTGTAGACTTAACCGTGAAATGCCCTCTTACGATCCCTTCCCAACGGGTGTAGACTTAACCGTGAAATGCCCTCTTACGATCCCTTCCCAACGGGTGTAGACTTAACCGTGAAATGCCTCTTACGATCCCTTCCCAACGGGTGTAGACTTAACCGTGAAATGCCCTCTTACGATCCCTTCCCAACGGGTGTAGACTTAACCGTGAAATGATCCCTTCCCAACGGGTGTAGACTTAACCGTGAAATGATCCCTTCCCAACGGGTGTAGACTTAACCGTGAAATGCCCTCTTACGATCCCTTCCCAACGGGTGTAGACTTAACCGTGAAATGCCCTCTTACGATCCCTTCCCAACGGGTGTAGACTTAACCGTGAAATGCCCTCTTACGATCCCTTCCCAACGGGTGTAGACTTAACTGTGAAATGCCCTCTTACGATCCCTTCCCAATGGGTGTAGACTTATCCGTGAAATGCCCTCTTACAATCCCTTCCCAACGGGTGTAGACTTAACCGTGAAATGCCCTCTTACGATCCCTTCCCAACGGTGCAGAGTTTAAAAAATTTATAATACAAAAATGAACAAATAGTAACATGAggaataaaaaaaaacaagactaGAGCCAAATcaaggaagtaccagatcaatgtgcagctatatacaggaagtagcagatcaatgtgcagctatatacaggaagtaccagatcaatgtgcagctatatacaggaagtaccagatcaatgtgcagctatatacaggaagtagcagatcaatgtgcagctatatacaggaagtagcagatcaatgtgcagctatatacaggaagtagcagatcaatgtgcagctatatacagcaGATCAATGTGCAGCCAAATcaaggaagtaccagatcaatgtgcagctatatacaggtagtaccagatcaatgtgcagctatatacaggaagtaccagatcaatgtgcagctatatacaggaagtagcagatcaatgtgcagctatatacaggaagtaccagatcaatgtgcagctatatacaggaagtagcagatcaatgtgcagcCAAATcaaggaagtaccagatcaatgtgcagctatatacaggtagtaccagatcaatgtgcagctatatacaggaagtagcagatcaatgtgcagctatatacaggaagtagcagatcaatgtgcagctatatacaggaagtagcagatcaatgtgcagctatatacaggaagtagcagatcaatgtgcagctatatacaggaagtagcagatcaatgtgcagctatatacaggaagtagcagatcaatgtgcagctatatacaggaagtagcagatcaatgtgcagctatatacaggaagtagcagatcaatgtgcagctatatacaggaagtaccagatcaatgtgcagctatatacaggaagtagcagatcaatgtgcagctatatacaggaagtgtgCCGGGGTATGAGGTAGTTCATATACCATATCAATGTGCCGGGGTATGAGGTAGTTCATATACCATATCAATGTGCCAGGGTATGAGGTAGTTCATATACCATCTCCCTTCTGAAACAGTTATTCACTGAGCTTAACCCTTCACTGTTTGATTTATATTGAGTAGCTTTGACTGATAGACTTATTTTGTCTCTTTTAaatcccagaaacctctcctactacacacccacccacccccacacaaCCGCTCACCCACAACCACCCACGCCCCACACAACCACTCACCCACAACCACCCACACCCACAACCACCCACACAACCGCTCATCCACACACAACTCACCCGCCACACAACCGCTCatccacacccacccaccccctaCACAACCACTCACCCACAACCACCCACCCCCACACAACCGCTCacccccacacccacccaccccccacacaacctctcacccacacccacccaccccccacacaACCGCTCACCCACAACCACCCACCCACGCCCACACAACCGCTCACCCACAACCGCTCACCCTCACACAACCGCTCACCCACAACCACCCACCCCCACACAACCACCCACCCCGACACAACCGCTCACCCCCACACAACCGCTCACCCACAACCACCCACCCCCACACAACCGCTCACCCACAACCACCCACCCCGACACAACCGCTCACCCCCACACAACCACCCACCCCCACACAACCGCTCACCCACAACCACCCACCCCCACACAACCGCTCACCCACAACCACCCACCCCGACACAACCGCTCACCCCGACACAACCGCTCACCCCCACACAACCGCTCACCCCCACACAACCGCTCACCCACAACCACCCACCCCGACACAACCGCTCACCCCCACACAACCACCCACCCCCACACAACCGCTCACCCACAACCACCCACCCCCACACAACCACTCACCCCCACACAACCACCCAGCCACGCCCACACAACCGCTCACCCACAACCGCTCACCCTCACACAACCGCTCACCCACAACCACCCACCCCCACACAACCACCCACCCCGACACAACCGCTCACCCCCACACAACCGCTCACCCCCACACAACCGCTCACCCACAACCACCCACCCCGACACAACCGCTCACCCCGACACAACCGCTCACCCCGACACAACCGCTCACCCCCACACAACCGCTCACCCCCACACAACCGCTCACCCACAACCAACCACCCCCACACAACCACCCACCCCCACACAACCGCTCACCCACAACCACCCACCCCCACACAACCACCCACCCCCACACAACCGCTCACCCACAACCACCCACCCCGACACAACCGCTCACCCCCACACAACCACCCACCCCCACACAACCGCTCACCCACAACCACCCACCCCCACACAACCGCTCACCCACAACCACCCACCCCCACACAACCGCTCACCGCCATGTAGGGCTTGCAGCCTGCGTCCATGGTCTTGGCCACAGAGTCCACAAGGTAACCACTGATCCCAAAGTCACACATCTTCACCTGCCCTTGGGTGTTGATCAATATGTTGGATGGCTTCACATCTGAGTTGAGAGAAAACAAGAAAATAGAAGAGTGGCGTGAGATGGAAGTGAAAGAAAAATCTGTCATTTTTGGAGTCAGTTAGTCCAATGCAGACCTATTGTACAACATCTTTTAAAGTGATTTCCTTAGCCTCAGGAACATAACTACGATGCAGTGTATCTGTCTCACTCAACACAGCCCACAAAACACATCTGTAAAAATGCTATGTAAAATGCTGTTTCAAGTAACatcgttgttttttttacatcgCAAACGGATGTGGCAGGTTCCCCGCTAAAGCTTCCGGATTTAAAAAGATGGACACTAGTGCAAACTGTTGTAAGGTGTACCCAAAAGGGAGATACACATAACATACCGCATATAAAACCTTCTATTTAACTCTGTGCTTGTTCTTACCTCGGTGGATGACCGACAGATTGCTGTGCAGATGTTCCAGAGCCTTCACTGTCTGTAACGAGGAAGGTTGGAACATTAGAACAGAACACCATGTTGGAGCATTagaacagaacacaaggttggaACATTagaacagaacacaaggttggaACATTagaacagaacacaaggttggaACATTagaacagaacacaaggttggaACATTagaacagaacacaaggttggaACATTAAGAACAGAACAGACATATCAGCAACTGGAGAAGGATATAAACATGGGGAATGCAGGTCTAACTTCCCAGACATACCCATTGGTTTGCATCTAGTATTTATTCATTCTTAGTATATTAAACATCTAGCATGAATTCAGTAATTTTGTACTGCAATAGCCTATTGGTCGAGAGACTGGCAATATgttaatatactgaacaaaaatataaacacaacatgtaaaatgttggtcccatgtttcatgagctgacatTAAAGATCCCGGAACATTTTCATACGCactaaaagcttatttctctctaatgttgtgcacaaattgttttacatccctgttggtgagcatttctcctttgccaaaataatccatccacctgacagg encodes:
- the LOC135523393 gene encoding dual specificity mitogen-activated protein kinase kinase 6 isoform X2, which encodes MRHMPSGLIMAVKRIRATVNTQEQKRLLMDLDISMRTVDCFYTVTFYGALFREGDVWICMELMDTSLDKFYKQVIEKGMTIPEDILGKMAVSTVKALEHLHSNLSVIHRDVKPSNILINTQGQVKMCDFGISGYLVDSVAKTMDAGCKPYMAPERINPETNQKGYNVKSDIWSLGITMIELAILRFPYDSWGTPFQQLKQVVEEPSPQLPADQFSPELVDFTSLCLKKNSKERPNYPELMHHPFFISHESLDTDVASFVKVILGD